The following coding sequences are from one Bacteroidota bacterium window:
- a CDS encoding lactonase family protein, protein MRTLLIILLTTIGYCASEQLSKTYLFIGTYTDGKPDKGIYIYEFNSKTGNLKKVYSGQNITNPSFLTLSPAGNYVYACTDTKLPEEGSVSAFKFDSINGSLTFLNKQKSGGENPVYLTTSRNNEFVINGNYTEGTVSVFKTNPDGSLNPSSQTIQFQGNGPNARRQDKAHIHAAVFSPDFEYIFFPDLGADKIRVFKFNLQDDQPLMSLGNYDYSTILGSGPRHFTFHPNNRFAYCIEELSGTITSFKYENGKLDSIQRIFSYSKLQEEYNSADIHVSPDGLFLYASNRWDNENTISIFSIDQDNGKLTLVGHQSTYGDHPRNFTLDPTGNFLIVANQVTNNIVVFKRDNKTGLLTKTGKEIKVPRPSCLKMRKYGS, encoded by the coding sequence ATGAGGACCCTTCTAATAATACTATTAACAACTATTGGATATTGTGCCTCAGAACAATTAAGTAAAACATATTTATTCATAGGAACGTACACTGACGGAAAGCCAGACAAAGGAATTTACATTTATGAGTTCAATTCTAAGACAGGGAACTTAAAGAAAGTGTATAGTGGACAAAATATTACCAATCCTTCATTCCTGACATTGTCGCCTGCTGGTAATTACGTGTATGCCTGCACTGACACAAAGCTGCCTGAAGAAGGAAGTGTATCTGCGTTTAAGTTCGATAGTATAAATGGCTCATTGACATTCTTGAATAAACAAAAGAGTGGTGGTGAAAATCCTGTTTATTTAACAACAAGTAGAAATAATGAATTTGTTATTAATGGAAATTACACAGAAGGAACGGTTTCCGTTTTTAAAACAAACCCAGATGGTAGCCTAAATCCATCTTCACAAACAATCCAGTTTCAGGGAAATGGTCCTAATGCTAGGAGACAAGACAAGGCTCATATACATGCTGCCGTTTTTTCGCCCGACTTCGAATATATTTTCTTTCCGGATTTAGGAGCGGATAAAATTCGTGTCTTCAAATTCAATTTACAAGACGACCAACCTTTAATGTCGTTAGGAAATTATGACTATTCAACCATTTTAGGCAGTGGTCCAAGACATTTCACCTTTCATCCAAACAACCGTTTTGCATATTGCATTGAAGAACTTAGCGGAACGATTACTTCGTTTAAATATGAAAATGGGAAATTAGACAGTATACAACGAATATTTTCCTACTCAAAACTACAGGAAGAATACAATAGCGCAGATATTCATGTTTCTCCTGACGGACTCTTTCTTTACGCTTCCAATCGCTGGGACAACGAAAACACAATTTCCATATTCTCAATTGATCAGGATAATGGCAAACTAACTTTAGTTGGACATCAATCAACCTATGGTGATCATCCGAGAAACTTCACACTTGACCCGACAGGTAATTTTCTTATCGTAGCAAATCAAGTTACAAATAACATTGTTGTTTTTAAACGAGACAATAAAACAGGATTGTTAACTAAGACTGGAAAAGAAATAAAAGTTCCCAGACCATCTTGCTTAAAAATGAGAAAATACGGTAGCTAG
- a CDS encoding amidohydrolase family protein gives MKNIFIILILIFSTTLTLGQKINDKQVNQQIAFVIKNVNVITMAAQNEILENATVVISGNQIESINGAIPKGAKIIDGKGKWLIPGLIDMHVHLPTDFYLGQKKPAQLPDLVFNTQDIMTPFIANGVTTVLELNSNTNHIAQKKEIEKGYLIGPRMALAALIDGGEGQGRNVNTPEDGRQAVRSAKVEGYDFIKVYANLNIETYNAIIDEANKLQIKVVGHIPDSFEGKLKEVFVKGFSLVAHAEELSNYAIKYNEEEAKEMAMLLKENGSWLSPTLITMVKILSQVKSLDEIKSMPSLKYVHPLLQSKWLTANKYNKMNSPEDIAHFEQYVKFNLLLVKACKDAEVPIVAGTDVGVSEVVAGFSLHDELELLVQSGLTTQEALNSATLLSAQWLGIDKQIGSIETGKFADLILLDENPLIAIKNTRKIAGVFVNGNWLDKTKLDAMLAELAKRNTANKDKFDWNTMMNKRK, from the coding sequence ATGAAAAATATTTTTATAATCTTAATTCTAATTTTCTCGACAACGTTAACATTAGGACAGAAAATTAATGACAAACAAGTTAATCAGCAAATTGCATTTGTTATCAAAAATGTGAATGTCATCACTATGGCAGCGCAAAATGAAATTTTGGAGAATGCAACAGTAGTTATTTCTGGCAATCAAATAGAATCTATAAATGGCGCTATTCCCAAGGGAGCTAAAATTATTGACGGCAAAGGTAAATGGTTAATCCCGGGACTTATTGATATGCACGTTCATTTGCCAACGGACTTTTATTTGGGACAAAAAAAGCCAGCACAATTACCCGACTTGGTTTTTAACACACAAGATATTATGACACCATTTATTGCTAATGGCGTAACTACAGTATTAGAATTAAATTCGAACACAAATCACATTGCGCAAAAAAAAGAAATTGAGAAAGGCTATCTTATTGGTCCACGTATGGCTTTGGCTGCATTGATTGATGGTGGTGAAGGGCAAGGTCGCAATGTAAATACTCCAGAAGATGGGCGTCAAGCAGTGCGAAGTGCAAAAGTAGAAGGCTACGACTTTATAAAGGTATATGCTAATTTGAATATTGAAACTTATAATGCAATTATTGATGAGGCCAATAAACTACAAATAAAAGTTGTTGGTCATATTCCTGATTCTTTTGAAGGAAAGTTGAAAGAAGTTTTTGTGAAAGGATTTAGTTTAGTAGCTCATGCAGAAGAATTATCAAATTATGCTATAAAATATAATGAAGAAGAAGCCAAAGAAATGGCAATGCTTTTGAAAGAGAATGGTAGTTGGCTTTCTCCTACATTGATAACGATGGTAAAAATTTTAAGCCAAGTAAAATCATTAGACGAAATAAAATCCATGCCAAGCTTAAAATATGTTCATCCACTACTACAGAGCAAGTGGCTTACGGCCAATAAATACAATAAAATGAATAGTCCAGAAGATATTGCACATTTTGAGCAATATGTAAAGTTTAATCTTCTTTTAGTTAAGGCTTGTAAAGATGCAGAAGTACCAATAGTTGCAGGAACAGATGTAGGTGTTTCAGAAGTTGTAGCAGGTTTTTCGTTACACGATGAATTAGAATTATTAGTTCAATCAGGTCTGACGACACAAGAAGCATTAAATTCAGCTACATTGCTCTCTGCTCAGTGGCTCGGTATTGATAAACAAATTGGGAGCATAGAAACAGGTAAATTTGCTGACCTTATATTACTTGATGAAAATCCGCTTATAGCTATAAAAAATACTCGTAAAATTGCAGGTGTTTTTGTAAATGGTAATTGGTTGGACAAAACTAAACTAGACGCAATGCTTGCAGAATTAGCCAAACGTAACACAGCGAATAAAGATAAGTTCGATTGGAATACAATGATGAATAAACGAAAATAG
- a CDS encoding glycosyltransferase: MKLEQKKIEFIYWFAYYNLDSPSVRYRAKYPLDFFKDNKGVGNYFIVPSYRPKGIYLFVKAYLAALFIRKPNSLIVIQRVHSHFLYASLLKLLIRIRNKDTVYDLDDADYLEVNPKTIHFFAKHCKKISAGSKQIQEYLSQFNHQVIHTTSPIVDLGIIKKNRSAIFTIGWIGGFGGDHKNSFMELIFPALKELNFHIKLIVIGVVKFEDIDLIKTYFQGNSNIEIEIPLNIDWNNEVEIQKKIVSFDVGIATLTNSEMQISKSGIKAKQYMNNGVPVLSTNLPENNSVVVDGVNGYFCVTANDFKERINQFYKMTDADYSQFSKNARESIINFDHNKYFMDFEKIKNGI; this comes from the coding sequence TTGAAATTAGAGCAGAAAAAAATTGAATTTATATATTGGTTCGCATATTATAACCTAGACTCACCTAGTGTAAGATATAGAGCAAAATACCCGCTGGACTTTTTTAAAGATAATAAAGGTGTTGGAAATTACTTTATTGTCCCCAGTTATAGACCAAAGGGAATTTACTTATTTGTAAAAGCATATTTAGCAGCTCTTTTTATTAGAAAGCCGAATTCTTTAATTGTAATTCAGAGAGTTCACTCACATTTCTTATATGCTAGTCTTTTGAAATTACTTATTAGAATTAGAAATAAAGATACAGTTTACGACCTTGATGATGCTGACTACTTAGAAGTAAACCCTAAAACAATACATTTTTTCGCTAAACACTGCAAAAAAATATCAGCGGGTAGTAAACAAATACAAGAATATTTAAGCCAATTTAACCATCAAGTTATTCATACAACTTCTCCAATTGTTGACTTGGGAATAATTAAGAAGAACAGAAGTGCCATTTTTACTATCGGATGGATTGGCGGATTTGGTGGAGACCATAAAAACAGCTTTATGGAACTCATATTTCCAGCTTTGAAAGAATTGAACTTTCATATAAAATTGATTGTCATTGGAGTTGTTAAATTTGAGGACATTGATCTTATTAAGACGTATTTTCAAGGCAACTCAAATATTGAAATTGAAATTCCTTTAAATATAGATTGGAACAACGAAGTTGAAATTCAAAAGAAAATTGTGTCATTTGATGTAGGTATTGCTACATTAACAAATTCTGAAATGCAAATATCCAAATCGGGAATTAAAGCAAAGCAGTACATGAATAATGGCGTTCCAGTATTAAGTACAAATCTGCCTGAAAATAATTCTGTTGTTGTTGATGGAGTCAATGGATATTTTTGCGTCACGGCAAATGATTTTAAAGAAAGGATAAATCAATTTTACAAAATGACAGATGCGGATTATTCGCAATTTTCTAAGAACGCGAGAGAATCAATTATTAATTTTGACCATAATAAATACTTTATGGACTTTGAAAAGATTAAAAACGGCATATAG
- a CDS encoding RNA polymerase sigma factor: MTKNPFSNKAYNQQDDLALIQSCLNGGKLALNTLVENHQGYIYNVALKYFNHIADAEDATQEVLIKVIANLGNYDASKAQFRTWLYRITFNHFLNAKKAPIEMRYEAGFKNFFKTIESSPLVELTNEEENKMKWEIEEAKVACMAGMIMCLDREQRLTYILGDVFEIDHNLGAEIFEISTDNFRQRLTRARKDLYEWMHNRCGLVNSNNTCRCPKKTKGFIEKGYVNPENLKWHSDFSNRIYELSENTVDNLLNERDKIYSNLFKQHPFKNSTITTKKILNEILSNDKFRQSFDLN; this comes from the coding sequence ATGACAAAAAATCCATTTAGCAATAAAGCCTATAATCAACAAGACGATTTAGCACTCATACAATCTTGTTTGAATGGAGGTAAACTTGCATTGAATACATTAGTAGAGAATCATCAGGGTTACATTTACAATGTAGCCCTGAAATATTTTAATCATATTGCAGATGCAGAAGATGCCACACAAGAAGTCCTCATAAAAGTAATTGCCAATCTAGGAAATTATGATGCCAGCAAAGCACAGTTTAGAACTTGGCTTTATAGAATTACTTTTAATCATTTTCTTAATGCTAAAAAAGCACCCATCGAAATGCGTTACGAAGCAGGGTTTAAAAACTTTTTCAAAACAATAGAAAGTTCACCGCTTGTAGAATTGACAAATGAAGAAGAAAACAAAATGAAATGGGAAATTGAAGAAGCCAAAGTAGCTTGTATGGCAGGCATGATTATGTGCTTAGATAGAGAACAACGGCTAACTTATATTCTTGGTGATGTTTTTGAAATTGACCATAATTTAGGTGCAGAAATTTTTGAAATAAGTACCGACAATTTCAGACAACGACTAACAAGAGCCAGAAAAGACCTTTATGAATGGATGCATAACAGATGTGGTTTAGTAAACAGCAACAATACTTGTCGTTGCCCAAAAAAGACAAAAGGATTTATTGAAAAAGGGTATGTAAATCCAGAAAATCTAAAATGGCATTCAGACTTTTCAAATCGTATTTATGAACTTTCAGAAAATACGGTAGATAATTTATTGAATGAAAGGGACAAAATTTATTCTAATTTATTCAAACAACATCCATTTAAAAATAGCACCATTACGACTAAAAAAATACTGAACGAGATTTTGAGCAATGACAAGTTTAGACAATCATTTGACTTGAATTAA